From the Ilumatobacteraceae bacterium genome, the window GTGCTCTCGCAGCACTCGTTCCCGATCGCCCGCGGTCGCGGCGACGCCGGCGGCAACCTCGGGTTGTCGCCCGACGACGAGGCCGAGGTCGTCCGACGTGCCGAGGAGGGATGTCAGGTGCTCGGCCTCCGATTCACCGGCGACCGCCTGGTGGGGACACGGTTCGACACGCTCCGCGAGAAACTCGGTGACGCATTCATCGCGGTCGAGCTGCCGAGCACGTCGCCGAGGGACCATTCGGTGCTGACCGAGCAGCGCGACGAGCCGAGCGTGCAGCGGGTGCTCGACTTCCTGGTCGAGAAGCTGCACGGTGCGGACGGAGCAGCTGGGTAGCGCCTGACTCGAACGGTACCCCCGTAGGGTATGTGCCGAGTCCCCGGTACACTGGCGACATGGCGCAACCCGGCTACCACGACGACAAGGCGGCGGTGCTCGCACGACTCAAGCGTGTCGAAGGGCAGGTCCGAGGCCTGCAGCGCATGGTCGACGAAGACACGTACTGCATCGACGTGCTCACCCAGGTGTCCGCCGCCACGCGGGCGCTGCAGGGCGTCGCCGTGCAGTTGCTCGACGACCATC encodes:
- a CDS encoding metal-sensitive transcriptional regulator — encoded protein: MAQPGYHDDKAAVLARLKRVEGQVRGLQRMVDEDTYCIDVLTQVSAATRALQGVAVQLLDDHLRHCVSSAVQSDDDAEADRIITEASKAIERLVKS